One window of the Marmota flaviventris isolate mMarFla1 chromosome 2, mMarFla1.hap1, whole genome shotgun sequence genome contains the following:
- the Pank2 gene encoding pantothenate kinase 2, mitochondrial, whose protein sequence is MGAGRLGASMERHGRAAATSASSAGEPAPGGPEGRRREPLRRRASSASAPAVGASANGVRRDRPNSYSDPASVPRPRVESLRKKRPLFPWFGLDIGGTLVKLVYFEPKDITAEEEEEEVESLKSIRKYLTSNVAYGSTGIRDVHLELKDLTLCGRKGNLHFIRFPTHDMPAFIQMGRDKNFSSLHTVFCATGGGAYKFEQDFLTIGDLQLCKLDELDCLIKGILYIDSVGFNGRSQCYYFENPADSEKCQKLPFELKNPYPLLLVNIGSGVSILAVYSKDNYKRVTGTSLGGGTFFGLCCLLTGCTTFEEALEMASRGDSTKVDKLVRDIYGGDYERFGLPGWAVASSFGNMMSKEKREAVSKEDLARATLITITNNIGSIARMCALNENINQVVFVGNFLRINTIAMRLLAYALDYWSKGQLKALFSEHEGYFGAVGALLELLEHSWSC, encoded by the exons ATGGGAGCGGGCCGGCTCGGCGCGTCCATGGAGCGCCACGGCAGGGCCGCCGCCACCTCAGCCTCGTCGGCTGGGGAGCCGGCGCCCGGGGGCCCCGAAGGGCGGCGGCGGGAGCCACTGCGGCGCCGGGCGAGCAGCGCGTCGGCGCCTGCTGTCGGGGCCTCGGCGAATGGTGTGAGGCGGGATCGGCCCAACTCCTACAGCGACCCTGCCTCGGTCCCCCGCCCTCGGGTCGAAAGCCTCCGGAAAAAGCGGCCGC ttTTTCCATGGTTTGGCTTGGATATTGGTGGAACCCTGGTCAAGCTGGTTTATTTTGAACCCAAAGACATCACTgctgaagaagaagaggaagaagtggaGAGTCTTAAAAGCATTCGGAAGTACTTGACCTCCAATGTGGCTTATGGGTCCACTGGTATTAGGGACGTGCACCTGGAGTTGAAGGACCTGACTCTGTGTGGACGCAAAGGCAATCTGCACTTTATACGCTTTCCCACTCATGACATGCCTGCTTTTATTCAAATGGGCAGAGATAAAAACTTCTCGAGTCTCCACACTGTCTTTTGTGCCACTGGAGGTGGAGCATACAAATTTGAGCAGGATTTTCTCACA ATAGGTGATCTTCAGCTTTGCAAACTGGATGAACTAGACTGCTTAATCAAAGGAATTTTATATATTGACTCAGTTGGTTTCAATGGACGGTCACAGTGCTATTACTTTGAAAATCCTGCTGATTCTGAAAAATGTCAGAAGTTACCATTTGAGTTGAAAAACCCATATCCTCTCCTTCTGGTGAACATTGGCTCAGGGGTTAGCATTTTAGCAGTGTATTCCAAAGATAATTACAAGAGGGTCACAGGAACAAG TCTTGGAGGAGGAACATTTTTTGGTCTCTGCTGTCTTCTTACTGGCTGTACCACTTTTGAAGAAGCTCTTGAAATGGCATCTCGTGGAGATAGCACCAAAGTGGATAAATTAGTGCGAGACATTTATGGAGGAGATTATGAGAGGTTTGGATTGCCAGGCTGGGCTGTAGCTTCGAG CTTTGGAAACATGATGAGCAAGGAGAAGCGAGAGGCTGTCAGTAAGGAGGACCTCGCCAGAGCAACTTTGATCACCATCACCAACAACATTGGCTCCATAGCAAGAATGTGTGCCCTTAATGAA AACATTAACCAGGTGGTATTTGTTGGAAATTTCTTGAGAATTAATACGATCGCCATGCGGCTTTTGGCATATGCTTTGGATTATTGGTCCAAGGGACAGTTGAAAGCACTTTTTTCAGAACATGAG